From the genome of Chloroflexota bacterium:
GGGCGCGCTCTCGGGCAGATTCGTTTACGACTCATGCTCAATGGTCGGCGCGGCGCGTGGTTCGATTTGCTCTTGCTCGCGCCGACTGATCTAATGCCAATCGCGGCGCAAGCAGGTTGGAAAATCGCGCAGGTGTTTGCGGAGGGAAATTTCGAGGACGGTTACTCGGTGGTGTTGGAAAAAATGTAGAGACGTTGTGCGCTACTCGAACGTCTCTACGTTTTTTCCAATAACGCGCGTGCCTCTTCCTCGCGTTCGCGCGGCACGAGCACCTCGACCTGACCCAGCCCATCCACGGTCAAGCCGATGATGCGTCCGACGCTTTCATACTTTAACATCGCCGGAATCCCGGCGCTTTCCAATTTGTTCTTGATCGTTTCCGCGGTGAGCATTCCCGGCGATGTGTAGACGACGACGAGATCATCCTTCGGTTTCGACGGCATCTTTTTCCTCCTCCGATTTCGCGCTGACGATTTCCATTTTTTCGAGACGCGCCACTGCGCGCGCGAACAGCAAATAGCCGGTGTGCGCGACCATGCGATCTTCGGGGCGCAAACGATCGGCGTTGATTTTATAGTGCCGCGTCAAAATTTCGACGACCTCGATGTCCGCCCACGTGCCTTGTGCGTCAATCTCCTGCAACAGATCGGTCAACTGGTTCGTCGTCGGCACGAGCGCGCCGAAAAAGCCGCCGCCCTTGAGCGCCGCGCGCGCTTGCGCGAGGTACAACCAGGGTTCGCGCACGTCGAGAAACAGCGCGTCCACGTGGCGTTCGTCAAAGCCCTCGCGAATATCGCGCAATTTCAATTCGACCGCATCGAGCGCGCCGACGCGTTCCAGATTCTTGCGCGCAATCGCTTGCATGTCCTCGCGCGCTTCGTATGAATAGACGCGTCCGTTCGGCGCGACCTGGCGCGCGAGCGCGAGCGTCAATCCGCCGCTGCCCGTGCCGGCTTCGACGACGCGCGTGCCAGGGACGATGTTCATTCGCAAGATGATGTAGCCGATCTCTTTCGGGAAAATGATTTGCGAGTTGCGTTTGATGTAGCGCACGAGGTCGTGCGATGATGGTTGCAACAACAAGTACGGATGACCGAGTTGCGTTCGCACCGCGCTCCCAAATGGTTTACCGATGATATCCTTGTGCAAAATGAAACCATAGTGCGTATCGAAACGCTGGGTCGCTTGGAGCCGCGCCAAGTGATGACGCTCATCGGGACCGAGGAGCAGGATATAATCATTTTCGCGCGCGAGATTCTGTTCGTCAGTCATCATGTCTACCTGTTTACCTGTTTACTTTTCAGCGGGCGTGCTTGCAAAATAATAATTCGGTCGCCCACACAACACCACTCGATGTCCTGCGGCGCGTGAAAGTGAGTTTCGATTTTGTGTCCCAGGATGGCGAGCGCGTTGACTTGCGCGTCGCTCAACGATGGTGCGTTTTGTTTTTCGTTCGGCACGGCGTGCGCTTGAATGCCGCCCTCTGGCGCGGGTGATTCCATCACCACTTGCGTCACGATATCGCGTCGCGTGATCGCGCCATCGCGTTGAACGACGAAATGATCCGGTTTCCAGCGCGCCGCGATGATCGCCGCGCCGAGACCAAGCGTCGCGTCAATGTGAATTTCGTCGGTCGCGCCGGTGAGGGGGTTCGCGGTAAACATGACGCCTGCCGCGTCGGGGTTGAGAACTGGTTGCACGACTGCCGCCATCGTCACCTGTTGCGGCGCGATATGCTTGTGATACCGAAAATAGATCGCGCGCGAGTTCCAGGGCGCTGACCAAATCGCGCGCAAACGATCCAACACGTTCTGAATGCCGACGATGCCGAGGTACGCTTGCGGTACGCCGGACGCCGCCGGGTTCGGCACATCTTCGATCACGCGCGAGGCGCGCACTGCGACCGGCGCGTTCGCCATTGCGCCGGCGACCTCGCGCGCGAGTGCTTCGGGCAGAGGCGCGTTTTCGATCCACGCGCGAATTTCGTCGGTCGCCGTTTCGAGTTCCACCGGGTCTTCGATTTCAATTTGTGCGAGGCGCGCGACGATTTGCGCGTTGAGTGGCAGTGCGACCACATCGCGATACGCGTCTGCGCCGACGCAAAAACCGGTCGGCACCTCGAATCCCGCGGCGATCAACTCGCCGAGCCGTGCGGCTTTATCGCCTGCCCAGTTGTGATCGGCGAGGCGGAGTTCGTTGAGTTGGCGTACGTATGTCACAGGTTCTCCCGAAAATATGCAAGACGCAATACGCGGTCAGTATTTCGTACTACGTATTTTGATCCACCAACGCGAGTTTGCGCTTGCGCGACATTTGCTTGATCGCGATTTCGCGACGCATCGCCGCGCGCCGCGAGGGCAAGCGTTCGTGATAGATCAATTCGACCGGCAAACGCGTGCGCGTGTAGCGCGCGCCACGACCGAGTTGATGCGCGCGCACGCGGCGCGTCACGTCGAACGTCCAACCGGTGTAGAGCGTACCATCGGCGCAGCGCAACAGATAAATGTAAGCAGATCGTCGCATACAAAACAATTGACGAGTGACGCCGGAATCTACGCCGCTCGTCACTCGTCGCACGACGGGAGTGGATGGGAGTCGAACCCACCGAAGCCGTATAAACGCCTTCCAGCAGTTTTGAAGACTGTGGAGCCCACCGGGACTCAACCACCCCCAAGTCAATGAAGCTTGGCTCAGGAGAATTTAGCACGCGCCCTTGTTTTTGTCAATTTTCCGCTGAAAATTCGTGCTGAAAAGTATTGACAAACAAAATGGAAACGGTTACAATGTAACCGTTTCCAAAGTAAACGTTTTCAGGAGCGGTGTTTGGAATGGCAAGCATCAAAGATGTTGCGAGCAAATCGGGCGTCTCAGTAGCCACCGTTTCCCGTGTCCTCAACAACAACCCCCGCGTCAAGCCGCATTTGCGCGAACGAATCCTCCAAACGATTGACCAGCTCGGCTATCAGCCGAGCGGTATCGCGCGCAACATGCGCAGCCAGAGTGTCCGCGTCATCGGCTTGGTGATCTCCGATATTCAAAATCCATTTTTCACCGCGCTCGTCCGCGCGGTCGAAGATGTGGCGTATGAAAATCAGTACACGGTGCTCCTCTGCAATTCCGACGAAAATCTCCAGAAAGAACAACTCTACATTGATGTGCTCTCGCGCGAACGCGTGGCGGGCGTGATTATCGTGCCGACTGGCAAAAACTGCAGTCCGCTTCTCAATTTGCGAATGCCGGTGGTGATGGTGGATCGCACGGTACCTGGGATCATCACCGATTCAGTCGTGCTCGATAACGTCGCGGGCGCGTACGCGGCGACCAAGCATCTCATCGAGTTAGGACATCAGCGCATCGGGTTGGTCGGCGCGCCGCTGGGTGTGTCGGTGGGCGTGGAGCGACGGAAAGGGTACGAAAAAGCCCTGCGCGCTCACAAACTTCGTGTGGACGAGGCGTTAATCCGCGCGGGCGATTTCAAAGAACAGGGTGGATACGAAGCTACGCTCGCGTTGCTCGAACTCGCGCCGCGACCGACGGCGATATTCGCGGTGAACAACTTGATGACGATGGGGGCGTTCCAAGCCATCGCCGAAAAAAAATTACGCATCCCCCAAGATATTTCGGTGATCGGTTTTGACGATATGCCCTGGCTCACGCTACTCACGCCGCCGCTCACTGCGGTTCGTCAACCGACATACGAGATCGGCGCGCAAGCGGCACAGCTATTGTTCGCGCGAATGCAGAATACCGCGCTCCCGACACAAACGCGCGTGTTCAAGCCAGAACTCATCGTGCGCGGTTCCACTGCCGCGCCCGCGCGATAATTTTTTCGCGACTGCTCACCCTTGCGAAGGTTCGCACGCGTTATTTGTTGGAAATCGAATTAATTGACGTCGCGCGATTTTTGAGAAAAGCGATTGAAAACCTTCGCAAGGTTGGGCTGGATATTGGAGGATTCGAATGATTGTATCTGACCTCGCGCATTTGCCCGCGCAACTCCGCACCAATTCCGCGTTCGACCAAGCCATCGAATTTCTGCGCCGTGAAGGTTGGCGCGGTCACGCCGACGGCATCGTTCCGATTGACGGCGAAACCGTGTACGGCATGTTGCAATCGTACGAAACGAAAATCCCCCAGGACACGGTGCCGTTCGAAGGACACCGCAAGTACATTGACATTCAGTACGTGATCGAAGGCAAGGAGACGATTTACTGGACGCCGACGGGCGCGCTCACGCCGACGACGCCGTACGATGACGGGAGAGATATTTGGTTCTCCCAGTTTACGCGCCAAGACGCGATACCGGTCGCACTGGTTGCCGGACAACTCGCGGTGCTCTTTCCCGAAGACGCGCACGCGCCCACGCACGTTTCTGGCGCGTCAATGCGCGTTCGCAAAATCGTCGTCAAGGTGGCGGTGTCGAGTTAGGCGATGCGCCAACTTCGCAACCACATTCCGATCAGCGGTCCCGCGCGACGCGAGCCAGCTGACGGCGCCGAATCGCCGATGCGCGTGTCGCTCGGTTTCGAGCCGGCGTGGTACGCGCAACGGTGCGGCGTGGATTTCTCGGAACGTTGGCACACCGACCCAGTTTATCGCCACGACACGCTCGTCGCGATGAAGGCGGAACTGCACCGCGCGTTTCCAACCATCGCCTACTGGGACGTGAATCGCGTGGACGACACCTGGACGATTTCTGGCGCGTACGGTTCGTACTTTATCGCGCAGGTGTTTGGCGGCGAGTTGGAGTACGCGCGCGACCGATGGCCTCACGTCATTCGCCGCCCCAGTTTGTCGCTCGAAGCATTGGCGAGTCTTCAGGTGAATGATTTGTTGAACGCGCCGATGGTTGGCGAGCTGGATCGCCAAATGGATGTGATCGAACGCGCGGCGGGCAAGATTCACGGCTACTTCAGTTGGCAGGGCGTACTCAACAACGCGTTCAACATCTATGGTCAGCATATTTTCACCGCGATGGTCGAGACGCCGGAACTCGCGCACCAGTTTTTCGCGTTGATCGCCGATGTGATGATCGCGCTTGCCCAACGCGTGCAAGCGCGGCAACGCGCGTCCGGCTTTGCGATCAATCAGCTCGACGTGAGCAATTGCGTGATGAACATGATCTCGCCGGTCATGTACCGCGAATTTATTTTCCCGTACGACAAGCAAATCGCAGAGCAGTTCGAGTACTTTGGCGTGCACACATGCAACTGGAACGTAAATCCGTACTTGTCCGTTTTGGGCGAGTTACCCAAGATGGATTATCTCGATATGGGCATCGTCTCTGATCTGCGCCGTGTGCGCGAGCTGTTTCCCGATACGCGTCGCGCGGTGATGTACTCGCCGGTGAAATTTCACGACGCGCCGCGCGATGAAATCGAAAACGATATGCGGCGCATTTGCGATGACCTTGCGCCGTGCGATATTGTGATGGCAGATATTCAGTACACCACATCGGATTTTCGCGTGAACGAGTTGTTGGAGATTTGCCATGCGTTGGAGCATTCGTCATAAACCTGGCAAGCCACGAAGGAGGTGAGGGCAAGCGCAAAGGTTCTGCATTGGTTTTACCGGACTGACCATCAATTAATTTTCTCTCGAGGAGGAGAAACATGAGCGACAAGATTACCCGCCGAGATTTTCTCAAATCATCCGTGTTGGCAGGCGCGGGATTGGCAAGCGCATCTCTGTTGAACGCGTGCGCGCCGACTCCCGAACCGACCAAGGCGCCTGCGCCGGCGGCGCAACCCACCGCACCTGCCGTCGTGAAAACGACCGGCGACAAGTTCGATTGGAAACGCTTCAAGGGCGAAAAGATCGAAGCTCTGCTCATCAAAAACACGCAGGGCGACATTATGGCTCAGAACATCAAGGAATTCGAAGAGCTAACCGGCATCACGGTTGGCGTGGACCAGCCGGCTGAACAGCAACAGCGGCAGAAACTCGCCGTCGAGTTCCAATCGGGACAGACGAGTTTCGACGTCGTTTACTATTCGTTCCACGTGCAAAAGCGTTTGTTCGGCAAGAACAAATGGGTCACCGACATTCGCGATTACCTCAAAGATCCGACGATGACGGCTCCCGAGTTCGACTGGGATGATTTTTCCGCAGCCGGCAAGGCGTGGGCAACCGAGCCAGATGGACGAATTGATGCGCTACCCAACAAGATTGACTATGGTGTGCTCTACTGCAACAAAGACCTCTTTGCGGCGAAAGGTGTCGCGCTCCCCAAGACCTTTGACGATGTCGTCTCTGCCGCGCAAAAATTGCATGACCCCAGCAAAAACGTTTACGGCTTCGTCGGACGCGGACTCAAGAACGCGAATGCGTATCTGTGGTGTCTGATGGTGCTGGGGTGGAACATTGATCTGATTGACGACAAGCTCAACTTGAACACTACAACGCCCGAAGCGATCGAATCGGCAAAGTTCTATCAGAACTTGCAGAAGAACTTTGCGCCTCCCGGCGTCGCCGGTTTCAACTGGAACGAATCCCAGTCGGCGTTCGCGCTCGGACAGGTAGCAATGTGGTGGGACGGAGTCGGCTTTGCCGCGCCACTCGAAGACGCCAAGTCTTCCAAGGTCGTCGGCAAGGTCGCGTACGTGGTTGCGCCGGCGGGACCCAAAGGGAATTGGGCAGGCATGACCGGTGACGGGCTGGGCATTTCGTCCTTCAGTAAGAAGAAGGGACCGGCGTGGTACTTTGCGATGTGGGCGGCGAGCAAGAGTATCCTGGCAAAATCGTTCGCCGCAGGATCAGGCGCGCAAGCACGCAATTCGGTGTACACCAATCCCGACGCGCTCAAGAACCTCACGGTTCCGAAGGAATGGGTGGATACCGTCGTCGCCTCCGGCAAGATCGGAC
Proteins encoded in this window:
- a CDS encoding YhcH/YjgK/YiaL family protein, whose amino-acid sequence is MIVSDLAHLPAQLRTNSAFDQAIEFLRREGWRGHADGIVPIDGETVYGMLQSYETKIPQDTVPFEGHRKYIDIQYVIEGKETIYWTPTGALTPTTPYDDGRDIWFSQFTRQDAIPVALVAGQLAVLFPEDAHAPTHVSGASMRVRKIVVKVAVSS
- a CDS encoding DUF2007 domain-containing protein, coding for MPSKPKDDLVVVYTSPGMLTAETIKNKLESAGIPAMLKYESVGRIIGLTVDGLGQVEVLVPREREEEARALLEKT
- a CDS encoding sugar ABC transporter substrate-binding protein; amino-acid sequence: MSDKITRRDFLKSSVLAGAGLASASLLNACAPTPEPTKAPAPAAQPTAPAVVKTTGDKFDWKRFKGEKIEALLIKNTQGDIMAQNIKEFEELTGITVGVDQPAEQQQRQKLAVEFQSGQTSFDVVYYSFHVQKRLFGKNKWVTDIRDYLKDPTMTAPEFDWDDFSAAGKAWATEPDGRIDALPNKIDYGVLYCNKDLFAAKGVALPKTFDDVVSAAQKLHDPSKNVYGFVGRGLKNANAYLWCLMVLGWNIDLIDDKLNLNTTTPEAIESAKFYQNLQKNFAPPGVAGFNWNESQSAFALGQVAMWWDGVGFAAPLEDAKSSKVVGKVAYVVAPAGPKGNWAGMTGDGLGISSFSKKKGPAWYFAMWAASKSILAKSFAAGSGAQARNSVYTNPDALKNLTVPKEWVDTVVASGKIGRAALPIVVPVTEFRDIFGVALTNMIGGADPASELKKATDEFKPILEKSEKA
- a CDS encoding GIY-YIG nuclease family protein — protein: MRRSAYIYLLRCADGTLYTGWTFDVTRRVRAHQLGRGARYTRTRLPVELIYHERLPSRRAAMRREIAIKQMSRKRKLALVDQNT
- a CDS encoding tRNA (adenine-N1)-methyltransferase, encoding MTDEQNLARENDYILLLGPDERHHLARLQATQRFDTHYGFILHKDIIGKPFGSAVRTQLGHPYLLLQPSSHDLVRYIKRNSQIIFPKEIGYIILRMNIVPGTRVVEAGTGSGGLTLALARQVAPNGRVYSYEAREDMQAIARKNLERVGALDAVELKLRDIREGFDERHVDALFLDVREPWLYLAQARAALKGGGFFGALVPTTNQLTDLLQEIDAQGTWADIEVVEILTRHYKINADRLRPEDRMVAHTGYLLFARAVARLEKMEIVSAKSEEEKDAVETEG
- a CDS encoding LacI family DNA-binding transcriptional regulator is translated as MASIKDVASKSGVSVATVSRVLNNNPRVKPHLRERILQTIDQLGYQPSGIARNMRSQSVRVIGLVISDIQNPFFTALVRAVEDVAYENQYTVLLCNSDENLQKEQLYIDVLSRERVAGVIIVPTGKNCSPLLNLRMPVVMVDRTVPGIITDSVVLDNVAGAYAATKHLIELGHQRIGLVGAPLGVSVGVERRKGYEKALRAHKLRVDEALIRAGDFKEQGGYEATLALLELAPRPTAIFAVNNLMTMGAFQAIAEKKLRIPQDISVIGFDDMPWLTLLTPPLTAVRQPTYEIGAQAAQLLFARMQNTALPTQTRVFKPELIVRGSTAAPAR